From one Mesoplodon densirostris isolate mMesDen1 chromosome 19, mMesDen1 primary haplotype, whole genome shotgun sequence genomic stretch:
- the CBFB gene encoding core-binding factor subunit beta isoform X2, translating to MILNGVCVIWKGWIDLQRLDGMGCLEFDEERAQLHMVWVMLLCLLCYLVLFLCRHSSHRGVFLSVTVLIYLLMGEMHMVDTVTWHKMRGAQMIVAMKAVSLGFDLDRGEVGAVPSPVEFMGYLYFVGTIVFGPWISFHSYLRAVQGLPLSRQWLQKVAQSLVLALLCLVLSTCVGPYLFPYFIPLDGDRLLHKWLRAYESAVSFHFSNYFVGFLSEATATLAGAGFTEEKDHLEWDLTVSKPLNVELPRSMVEVVTSWNLPMSCWLNNYVFKNALHLGTFSAVLVTYATSALLHGFSFHLAAVLLSLAFITYVEHILRKRLARILSACVLSKRCPPDCSHQHRLGLGVRALNLLFGALAIFHLAYLGSLFDADVDDTTEEQGYSMAYTVHKWSELSWASHWVTFGCWIFYHLIG from the exons ATGATTTTGAATGGAGTCTGTGTTATCTGGAAAGGTTGGATTGATCTCCAGAGACTGGATGGTATGGGCTGCCTGGAGTTTGATGAGGAGCGAGCCCAG CTGCACATGGTTTGGGTCAtgctgctctgccttctgtgctACCTCGTGCTGTTCCTCTGCCGACATTCCTCCCATCGTGGAGTCTTCCTTTCCGTCACCGTCCTCATCTACCTACTCATGGGTGAGATGCACATGGTGGACACTGTGACATGGCACAAGATGCGAGGGGCCCAGATGATTGTGGCCATGAAGGCAGTGTCTCTGGGCTTCGATTTGGACCGGGGCGAGGTGGGTGCAGTGCCCTCGCCTGTGGAGTTCATGGGCTACCTCTACTTTGTGGGCACTATCGTCTTTGGGCCCTGGATATCCTTCCACAGCTACCTACGGGCTGTCCAAGGCCTCCCGCTGAGCCGCCAGTGGCTGCAGAAGGTGGCCCAGAGCCTGGTGCTGGCCCTGCTGTGCCTTGTGCTGTCCACCTGTGTGGGCCCCTACCTCTTCCCCTACTTCATTCCCCTTGATGGTGACCGCCTCCTTCACAAGTGGCTGCGAGCCTATGAGAGTGCTGTCTCCTTCCACTTCAGCAACTATTTTGTGGGCTTTCTATCTGAGGCCACAGCCACGTTGGCGGGGGCTGGCTTCACCGAGGAGAAGGATCACCTGGAATGGGACCTGACGGTCTCTAAGCCACTGAATGTGGAGCTGCCCCGGTCCATGGTGGAAGTTGTCACAAGCTGGAACCTGCCCATGTCTTGTTGGCTAAATAACTATGTTTTCAAGAATGCTCTCCACCTCGGGACCTTTTCAGCCGTGCTGGTCACCTATGCAACCAGCGCCCTCCTGCACGGCTTTAGCTTCCACCTGGCTGCGGTGCTGCTGTCCCTGGCATTTATCACTTATGTGGAGCACATCCTCCGAAAGCGCCTGGCTCGGATCCTCAGTGCCTGTGTCTTGTCGAAAAGGTGCCCACCAGACTGTTCACACCAGCATCGTTTGGGCCTGGGGGTGCGAGCCTTAAACCTGCTCTTTGGGGCCCTGGCCATCTTCCACCTGGCCTACCTGGGCTCCCTGTTTGACGCTGATGTGGACGATACCACAGAGGAGCAGGGCTACAGCATGGCATACACTGTCCACAAGTGGTCAGAGCTCAGCTGGGCCAGTCACTGGGTCACTTTTGGATGCTGGATCTTTTACCATCTCATAGGCTGA